One Serinus canaria isolate serCan28SL12 chromosome Z, serCan2020, whole genome shotgun sequence DNA window includes the following coding sequences:
- the RPL37 gene encoding 60S ribosomal protein L37, producing the protein MTKGTSSFGKRRNKTHTLCRRCGSKAYHLQKSTCGKCGYPAKRKRKYNWSAKAKRRNTTGTGRMRHLKKVYRRFRNGFREGTTPKPKRAAVAASSSS; encoded by the exons ATG ACGAAGGGTACCTCGTCGTTTGGTAAGCGACGAAATAAGACACACACCCTGTGTCGTCGATGTGGGTCCAAGGCGTACCATCTGCAAAAATCCACCTGTGGGAAATGTGGTTACCCTGCTAAGCGTAAGAGAAAGT ATAACTGGAGTGCAAAGGCTAAAAGACGGAACACCACTGGTACTGGTCGCATGAGGCACCTGAAAAAGGTCTACCGTCGATTCAG GAATGGATTCCGTGAGGGAACCACACCGAAGCCCAAGAGAGCAGCTGTTGCAGCCTCCAGTTCATCTTAA